Proteins from a genomic interval of Pseudomonadota bacterium:
- a CDS encoding S8 family serine peptidase: MYSTMSLPESGRAFRHAVIAASVACLFVLMIGSVQAAEQSINAVAVSPVASVPAPDHADKLANNGVYIVTFKAPSIAQYSGGVAGLKATNPRVNGLTTLDAKSDDVQAYNGYLSQQRVAFSQEMRSAIKRNAKVIFDYRFAQNGVAMRLSPQEAASLASIASVASVKADVLYPLNTDSGPTFIGAPSLWDGSADPASIGSLGEGTVIGVIDSGINSDHPSFAATGGDGYTHTNPLGSGNFTGRCALPAGDPLFFGGCNDKLIGAHDFVDAVQSEEGNDGPEDENGHGSHTASTAGGNFVDTVFDAPTISLNLGISGVAPHANVIACDACYTNSAGQGLCPGSATSACVNALIADGVDVINYSIGGGVNPWSDTVSQGFLSATDAGVYVAASAGNSGPGASTLGHQEPWVSTTGASTHDSGARGNALIGLGSDGGALADINGLGVTAGYGPAPIRYAGDFPNPNDPGGDPAQCLQPYPAGTFSGEIIVCDRGAIARVAKGQNVLAGGAGGFVLANTPAEGESIVADGHFLPGVHIGVSAGDTLRGWLAANTNTVAEITGTQPTANPAIGDIMASFSSRGPNSSNNVIKPDITAPGVGIYAAVNNGANPPEYGTLSGTSMSSPHNAGSGALMSAIHPSWTPHEIKSAIMMTAVNDGIRKEDGVTPTDPFDRGAGRIDLTKAALTALVMDETTANFTAANPNAGGDPRTLNLPSMQDDTCAGSCSWTRTFDSVANTTTSWTVSSPQSSGLSMSFSPSSFSIAAGGSQAVTITAQTTGVADQAWSFDEVILTESTGTYPELSLPVAVFASASTNAALINKGVSDTEVNSGETVTYTIDLTNTSSTQSYTVTDALPAGATYVPGSANQSVTDGTTSSAFAFNAGSNELSWTGSLDGVTLSIGPSPAPLGYVSLAGQGVTPAGCPGNCDDGGFLVDGLDFTYLGQSYTDGIWSVNGVFELGTASGIAASATNQNLPSNAGPNNVLAPFWTDMNLTDGGNWYQAVINNGPDSYYVLSWEDVPRFNDPTTYSFQIWLEQGGSNVWFVYDRIPAIPAGLTVGFEDANANNGASYYFNGAGTAPVVGTDLGVMTGAGGSASLTFQAVLTGAQDDVITNVVEADGSTESGSAIAATLIAFAGVDTDGDGVFDSADNCTLVSNASQLDTNGDGFGNACDPDLNNDGIINFLDISLFSQAFGPGTGDADFNGDGNVNFLDYSIVPGYFGQPPGPSGLNP, encoded by the coding sequence GTGTATTCAACTATGTCTTTGCCTGAAAGTGGGCGAGCGTTTCGACATGCAGTGATTGCTGCAAGCGTTGCGTGTCTATTCGTACTCATGATTGGTTCAGTGCAGGCGGCTGAACAGTCAATCAATGCTGTGGCCGTCAGTCCAGTTGCATCGGTGCCTGCACCCGATCATGCGGATAAGCTGGCCAACAACGGCGTCTACATTGTGACGTTCAAAGCGCCATCAATCGCGCAATATAGCGGCGGTGTGGCGGGCCTTAAAGCCACCAACCCTCGCGTCAACGGTTTGACTACGCTCGATGCCAAAAGCGACGACGTTCAGGCCTACAACGGCTATTTGTCGCAGCAGCGTGTGGCGTTCTCTCAAGAGATGCGAAGCGCCATCAAGCGTAATGCCAAAGTGATTTTTGATTATCGCTTTGCCCAAAACGGTGTGGCGATGCGCTTGTCGCCTCAGGAAGCCGCGAGTTTGGCGAGTATCGCGAGCGTGGCGTCGGTCAAAGCCGATGTGCTGTATCCGCTCAATACGGACAGTGGACCCACCTTCATCGGTGCGCCATCGCTTTGGGATGGCAGCGCTGACCCGGCCAGCATTGGCTCACTGGGTGAAGGTACGGTGATTGGTGTCATCGACAGCGGAATTAATTCCGACCACCCATCGTTTGCCGCCACAGGCGGTGACGGTTACACGCACACCAACCCATTGGGTTCCGGGAATTTCACAGGTCGATGTGCACTGCCAGCGGGTGATCCGCTCTTTTTTGGTGGATGTAACGACAAGCTGATTGGTGCACACGACTTTGTTGACGCCGTTCAGTCAGAAGAAGGCAACGATGGTCCGGAAGACGAAAACGGCCACGGTAGCCATACGGCGAGTACCGCTGGCGGTAACTTTGTCGACACCGTTTTTGACGCACCCACCATCAGTCTCAATCTCGGTATTTCGGGCGTAGCCCCGCATGCCAACGTGATTGCCTGCGATGCGTGTTACACCAACTCTGCGGGCCAAGGGCTGTGTCCTGGTAGCGCGACTTCCGCGTGTGTGAACGCGCTGATCGCGGATGGTGTCGATGTCATCAACTACTCGATCGGTGGTGGCGTAAACCCATGGTCCGATACAGTCTCACAGGGTTTTCTGTCCGCGACGGATGCGGGTGTGTACGTGGCCGCCTCGGCCGGTAACAGCGGCCCTGGTGCGTCCACGTTGGGCCACCAAGAGCCTTGGGTGTCGACGACAGGAGCGAGTACGCACGACAGTGGCGCTCGCGGAAATGCACTGATTGGACTCGGCAGTGATGGCGGTGCCTTGGCCGACATAAACGGTCTGGGTGTTACCGCGGGTTATGGTCCTGCACCGATACGGTATGCCGGTGATTTTCCAAACCCCAACGATCCAGGCGGCGATCCGGCGCAATGCTTGCAGCCGTATCCAGCTGGCACGTTCAGTGGTGAGATCATTGTGTGTGATCGCGGCGCTATCGCTCGCGTGGCCAAAGGCCAGAACGTGCTGGCAGGTGGTGCGGGCGGTTTCGTACTCGCCAACACGCCGGCTGAGGGTGAATCGATCGTGGCCGATGGTCACTTCTTGCCGGGTGTGCACATCGGCGTTAGTGCGGGCGATACGCTTCGTGGGTGGCTCGCGGCCAACACCAATACCGTGGCGGAAATTACCGGCACTCAGCCCACAGCGAATCCCGCCATTGGCGACATCATGGCATCGTTCAGTTCGCGTGGACCCAACTCGTCGAACAATGTGATCAAGCCGGATATCACCGCACCGGGTGTGGGAATCTATGCGGCAGTCAACAACGGGGCCAACCCGCCTGAATACGGCACGTTGTCGGGCACTTCGATGTCGAGCCCGCACAATGCCGGTTCGGGTGCGCTGATGTCGGCCATTCACCCGTCTTGGACACCGCACGAAATTAAGTCGGCCATTATGATGACAGCCGTCAATGACGGTATTCGCAAAGAAGACGGTGTGACGCCAACCGATCCGTTTGATCGTGGTGCAGGTCGCATTGATTTGACCAAAGCCGCGCTGACGGCGTTGGTCATGGACGAAACAACCGCAAACTTTACGGCTGCGAACCCCAATGCCGGGGGCGACCCACGCACACTGAACTTGCCGAGCATGCAAGACGACACCTGTGCAGGGTCGTGCTCCTGGACGCGTACATTTGACTCAGTGGCGAACACCACAACGTCTTGGACGGTGAGCTCACCTCAGAGCAGCGGTTTGTCGATGAGTTTCTCGCCATCAAGCTTCAGCATTGCGGCGGGCGGTTCGCAGGCCGTAACCATTACCGCGCAAACCACAGGCGTGGCGGATCAGGCATGGAGTTTCGACGAGGTTATCCTCACCGAGAGCACCGGCACGTATCCAGAACTGTCTCTTCCCGTAGCGGTCTTTGCGAGCGCTTCGACCAATGCGGCGCTGATCAATAAGGGTGTGAGCGACACCGAAGTGAATAGCGGAGAGACGGTAACGTACACCATTGATCTGACCAACACATCGAGTACGCAATCGTATACGGTGACCGATGCCTTGCCAGCGGGTGCGACCTACGTGCCCGGTAGCGCGAACCAGTCGGTAACCGACGGCACGACTTCGAGTGCGTTTGCGTTCAACGCGGGCAGTAATGAACTGTCGTGGACCGGTTCGCTCGATGGCGTGACGCTGTCGATCGGCCCGTCTCCGGCTCCATTGGGCTACGTGTCGCTTGCCGGACAAGGCGTGACACCGGCTGGTTGCCCGGGCAACTGCGACGACGGCGGTTTCTTAGTCGATGGTCTTGATTTCACCTACTTGGGCCAATCCTATACCGACGGCATTTGGTCGGTGAACGGCGTGTTCGAGCTCGGTACGGCAAGTGGTATTGCGGCTTCCGCGACCAACCAAAACCTGCCGTCCAATGCCGGACCCAATAATGTGTTAGCGCCGTTTTGGACCGATATGAACCTGACTGACGGCGGTAACTGGTATCAAGCGGTTATCAATAATGGTCCTGACAGTTACTACGTGTTGTCGTGGGAAGACGTGCCGCGATTTAACGATCCAACTACTTATAGCTTCCAAATTTGGCTTGAGCAGGGTGGATCCAACGTCTGGTTTGTTTACGATCGCATTCCGGCGATTCCGGCGGGCTTGACGGTTGGCTTTGAAGACGCCAACGCCAACAACGGCGCTAGCTACTACTTCAATGGCGCCGGTACGGCACCCGTCGTCGGCACCGATCTGGGCGTGATGACCGGCGCTGGTGGATCGGCCTCATTGACGTTCCAGGCCGTGCTCACGGGCGCGCAGGACGACGTGATCACCAACGTGGTTGAGGCGGATGGAAGCACTGAAAGCGGCAGCGCTATTGCCGCTACATTGATCGCGTTTGCCGGTGTTGATACCGATGGTGACGGCGTGTTTGATTCCGCCGATAACTGCACGCTGGTCTCGAATGCCTCGCAGCTCGACACCAATGGTGATGGATTCGGTAACGCGTGTGACCCCGACCTCAATAATGACGGAATCATCAACTTCCTGGATATCAGCTTGTTCTCTCAGGCCTTTGGTCCAGGTACGGGTGATGCCGACTTCAATGGGGACGGTAACGTCAACTTCCTGGATTATTCGATTGTACCGGGCTACTTCGGTCAGCCTCCTGGTCCAAGCGGACTTAATCCCTGA
- a CDS encoding ThuA domain-containing protein: MTRRIRFTWLFSVIVTLGSTPTLAQGDAQRILLLTKTSGFYHGSIPFAVSAIRSAAQLRGFIVEDSDNADDINASNLANYAVVAFVMTSGNIFNDQQQAAFEAYIQSGGGYVGIHSASDTEYSWPWYGGLVGAYFDSHPAVQQATLLVEDATHSSTNMLSTTWTRTDEWYNFNQNPRGSVNVLLTLDESTYAGGNMGSDHPIAWYHDYDGGRAWYTGGGHTVASYSDPVFIEHIVGGLVYAAGGVDGDGDGVIDSEDNCQLVDNADQLDSDDDGFGNACDADFNNDCSTNFIDFSLLSSQFQTVGDTDLNGDAIVNFTDVFLFTQLYLREPGPSALAACP, translated from the coding sequence ATGACACGTCGCATTCGATTCACTTGGTTATTCAGCGTCATTGTGACGCTGGGCTCAACACCGACTCTCGCTCAAGGCGACGCGCAACGCATTCTGCTGTTAACCAAAACTTCAGGTTTCTACCACGGCTCAATCCCGTTTGCCGTATCGGCGATTCGCAGCGCGGCACAATTGAGAGGCTTTATCGTGGAGGATTCGGATAATGCGGACGATATCAATGCGAGTAATTTGGCCAACTATGCTGTGGTCGCCTTTGTGATGACATCGGGCAACATCTTCAACGACCAACAGCAAGCCGCGTTCGAAGCTTATATACAGTCTGGTGGCGGCTATGTCGGAATACACTCGGCGTCCGACACCGAATACTCATGGCCTTGGTATGGTGGACTGGTCGGTGCCTATTTCGACAGCCACCCCGCCGTGCAGCAAGCTACCCTGCTGGTCGAAGACGCCACTCATTCATCGACCAATATGCTGTCGACCACTTGGACACGCACCGATGAGTGGTACAACTTCAATCAAAATCCGCGAGGCAGCGTCAATGTGCTGCTGACGCTAGACGAATCCACCTACGCCGGTGGCAACATGGGCAGCGACCACCCCATCGCTTGGTATCATGACTATGACGGTGGGAGAGCGTGGTATACCGGTGGGGGTCACACCGTTGCCAGCTATAGCGACCCCGTGTTCATCGAGCACATCGTTGGCGGCCTCGTCTATGCGGCAGGCGGTGTCGATGGCGATGGCGATGGCGTGATCGATTCAGAAGACAACTGCCAGCTGGTAGACAACGCCGACCAACTCGACTCCGACGATGATGGTTTTGGTAACGCCTGTGATGCCGACTTTAATAACGACTGCAGCACAAATTTTATCGACTTCTCGCTGCTGTCCTCGCAGTTTCAAACTGTTGGCGACACCGATCTAAACGGCGATGCGATCGTCAACTTCACAGACGTCTTTTTGTTTACGCAGCTGTATCTGCGCGAACCGGGTCCGAGTGCGCTCGCGGCCTGTCCGTGA
- a CDS encoding 2-dehydropantoate 2-reductase: MAITQLHNVVVFGAGSIGCYLGGLLLHAGLSVQFIGRERVRETLTTRGLTLTHYANRPLRLKPEQLLVYLDPHGLTSPDIVLVTVKSQDTAEAGRALQSLVGPDTLVISFQNGMGNAERLRESLPGVEVLSAMVPFNVTSTGPGQWHCGTEGELCIAQSQSGRLQNLQQAFVRSGQKCDLIDDIAAVQWGKLLVNLNNALNALSGGTLFEGLMQRDYRRALALMIEEGLDIVRCAGIEPHRFGRASPDNMIRILRLPDIVYRLIMNRILKIDKSARSSMLDDLEMGRPSEVDYLQGQIVELASQIGVEAPVNQRVLELTRAAFDGSASPRLSGRALYQQLAK; this comes from the coding sequence GTGGCAATAACTCAGTTACACAATGTGGTTGTATTCGGTGCCGGGTCTATCGGTTGCTATCTAGGCGGTTTGCTTTTGCATGCCGGTTTATCCGTGCAGTTTATCGGTCGAGAACGGGTGCGTGAGACGCTCACTACGCGGGGTTTGACGCTAACGCACTACGCTAATCGTCCGCTGCGTTTAAAGCCGGAACAGCTCCTGGTCTATTTGGATCCACACGGTCTGACCAGTCCGGATATCGTATTGGTCACGGTTAAATCGCAGGACACGGCAGAGGCGGGACGCGCACTGCAGTCATTGGTCGGCCCAGACACACTCGTGATCAGTTTTCAAAATGGCATGGGCAATGCAGAACGGTTGCGCGAGTCGTTGCCCGGCGTTGAGGTATTGAGCGCGATGGTGCCGTTTAACGTCACCAGTACCGGGCCCGGGCAATGGCACTGCGGCACCGAAGGGGAACTGTGCATTGCCCAAAGCCAATCGGGCCGACTGCAAAACCTTCAACAGGCCTTCGTACGCAGTGGGCAAAAATGTGATCTGATCGATGATATCGCCGCGGTTCAATGGGGGAAGCTGCTCGTCAATCTGAACAACGCATTAAACGCTTTGTCGGGCGGCACATTATTCGAGGGACTGATGCAGCGCGACTATCGCCGGGCGTTGGCACTTATGATTGAGGAGGGGCTGGATATTGTTCGGTGCGCGGGTATCGAGCCGCATCGGTTCGGCCGTGCTTCCCCCGATAATATGATTCGCATACTGCGCTTGCCCGATATTGTGTATCGACTCATTATGAACCGTATTTTAAAGATCGATAAGAGCGCGCGCTCATCAATGCTGGACGACCTTGAGATGGGGCGACCATCCGAAGTCGATTATTTGCAAGGACAAATCGTCGAGCTTGCCAGCCAGATCGGTGTCGAGGCGCCGGTCAATCAGCGCGTGCTGGAATTGACGCGGGCGGCGTTCGACGGCAGTGCCTCGCCCCGTTTGTCCGGCCGAGCGCTGTACCAGCAGCTCGCCAAGTGA
- a CDS encoding alpha/beta fold hydrolase, which yields MPVLFCARLNCLWAVVVLTACGDATDAVPRGPYFVASTNVEIATAFEEVSDDDLHRYLLGIPKQNGQPRFLTDILKHPEAAWITNVRVPDNPAVYGPANDRYVPVVSYVVYPSTEPAASNRYSFPYHNSRYGEFEHMLEPEEEPDIQGRRAGAKYPLIVLSHGSGAHGFYDVGHAHQLASHGYIVAVITYGDDRFGYGDERRPHRAFLRPLVTGAVVDSLLMSAAFGPSIDPNRIGISGHSFGGFTGLAMAGGKYQSHPDSFVDDRVRAVVAAAPWTGNRYDGHDVYAFGENNQTLQNVTAPVLTVFGTNDQVTPSAFILPAMTQLAGPRYVVELVDQPHVFEGGSWADRDNWELLFFKAYLKDDDEALRALRRAENMVGGGDDRQLFEYQK from the coding sequence GTGCCTGTACTTTTTTGCGCAAGGTTGAATTGTTTATGGGCCGTTGTCGTCCTCACCGCCTGTGGTGACGCTACGGATGCGGTGCCGCGTGGCCCGTATTTTGTGGCGTCAACCAACGTGGAGATTGCCACTGCCTTCGAAGAGGTATCCGACGACGACCTGCATCGGTATCTGCTCGGAATTCCCAAGCAAAATGGACAGCCCCGTTTTCTCACCGATATTTTGAAGCATCCTGAAGCGGCATGGATTACAAACGTACGGGTGCCCGATAATCCAGCCGTCTACGGTCCGGCGAACGATCGTTATGTGCCCGTCGTATCCTACGTCGTTTATCCTTCCACCGAGCCCGCGGCCAGCAACCGCTATTCATTTCCTTACCACAACTCGCGATACGGTGAGTTTGAGCATATGCTGGAGCCGGAAGAGGAGCCGGACATTCAGGGGAGACGGGCCGGCGCAAAATATCCGCTGATTGTGTTGTCTCATGGTTCCGGCGCCCACGGTTTTTACGATGTTGGTCACGCCCATCAATTAGCGAGCCATGGGTATATAGTGGCCGTTATTACCTACGGCGATGATCGTTTCGGGTATGGCGATGAACGTCGGCCGCATCGCGCTTTCTTAAGGCCATTAGTCACCGGTGCGGTGGTGGATTCACTGCTCATGAGCGCCGCGTTCGGCCCCTCTATTGACCCGAATCGCATCGGCATTTCCGGCCATAGTTTCGGTGGTTTCACCGGGCTCGCGATGGCCGGCGGCAAATATCAATCTCACCCGGATTCGTTTGTTGACGATCGCGTTCGGGCGGTTGTCGCCGCGGCGCCCTGGACAGGTAATCGCTACGACGGGCACGATGTTTATGCGTTTGGCGAGAACAATCAGACTCTGCAGAATGTGACTGCGCCGGTGTTAACGGTGTTTGGCACGAACGATCAGGTTACGCCCTCCGCGTTCATCCTTCCGGCCATGACGCAATTGGCCGGTCCGCGGTATGTCGTGGAGCTCGTAGATCAGCCGCATGTGTTCGAAGGCGGGTCGTGGGCGGATCGGGATAATTGGGAGCTGCTGTTTTTCAAGGCGTACTTGAAAGACGACGACGAGGCGCTGCGTGCCCTTCGGCGCGCGGAGAACATGGTGGGGGGTGGCGATGACCGTCAGCTGTTTGAGTATCAAAAATAA
- a CDS encoding aconitase X translates to MSVSRAVLSGCAEGELLVCDEGLSFWGGVDPATSRIQDAHHPQHDQRLAGRIVMMPGGRGSCGGGGVLMELALSGQAPAALIFREPETILTLGAVITRSVFDTTVPIIRLSDDDYAELSMHTQLTLTNEGIEAGSMRINFASTEQHDVTLSAYDQRLLAGREGEAARLAMQVLIDIARVQGAPKLRNVTGVHIDGCIYVGPAYLRFAERMLSLGAKVRLPTTLNAISVDHVHWREQGVEPEFGQAASRLADCYIEMGAQPTYTCAPYLLDNAPNKGDIVGWGESNAVLFANSVLGARTAKTPDFMDLCIAVTGRVPDTSMYLSENRQPGRVVQIKRPEGADDLFWPMAGWLVGAASPDHIPFVQGLEHCQPTMDDLKAFCAAVGTTSSAPLVHIAGVTPEADSCEVANLTVVTVSRRDMQRAWRQFNDIETDIDLVAMGSPHFSADECAAFLAALDGRRVHERVDVMITAGRAIINAVQQNGVAQQLKAAGVRIVPDVCWCSITEPLFPPEARTVLTNSAKYAHYGPGLSGRDVRLASLASCAEAAVSGVAPEAPAWLASA, encoded by the coding sequence ATGTCGGTGTCGAGGGCCGTACTCAGCGGATGCGCCGAGGGCGAATTGTTGGTGTGCGACGAAGGGCTGAGTTTCTGGGGCGGTGTCGATCCCGCCACAAGCCGAATTCAGGACGCTCATCATCCACAACATGATCAACGGCTAGCGGGGCGCATCGTGATGATGCCCGGTGGTCGCGGTTCGTGTGGCGGTGGCGGGGTGCTCATGGAGCTGGCTCTTTCCGGTCAGGCGCCTGCCGCGCTTATCTTTCGCGAACCGGAAACGATCTTAACGCTCGGTGCCGTGATCACCCGGAGTGTGTTCGATACGACAGTGCCCATCATTCGACTTTCTGACGACGATTACGCCGAGCTGTCTATGCACACCCAGTTGACGCTCACAAACGAAGGCATTGAGGCAGGGTCCATGCGGATCAACTTTGCCTCTACCGAACAGCACGACGTGACGCTGTCCGCGTACGATCAGCGACTGCTCGCCGGTCGTGAAGGCGAGGCCGCTCGCCTTGCTATGCAGGTGCTCATTGATATCGCGCGTGTGCAGGGAGCGCCAAAGTTGCGAAACGTGACCGGTGTGCACATCGATGGTTGTATCTACGTCGGACCGGCCTACTTGCGTTTTGCTGAGCGCATGTTGTCGCTGGGTGCAAAAGTGCGCTTACCGACAACACTCAATGCCATTTCGGTTGATCACGTCCATTGGCGTGAACAGGGCGTTGAGCCGGAGTTTGGTCAGGCCGCCAGTCGGCTTGCTGACTGTTACATTGAAATGGGCGCGCAACCGACTTATACCTGCGCGCCCTATTTACTCGATAATGCGCCCAATAAAGGAGACATAGTGGGTTGGGGTGAATCCAACGCAGTCCTGTTTGCCAATTCTGTGCTCGGTGCGCGGACAGCCAAAACACCCGACTTTATGGACCTCTGCATCGCCGTTACCGGTCGAGTGCCCGATACCAGCATGTACCTTAGTGAGAACCGCCAGCCTGGGCGCGTGGTTCAAATCAAACGACCCGAGGGAGCGGATGATTTATTTTGGCCGATGGCGGGTTGGCTGGTTGGCGCCGCGTCGCCCGACCACATTCCGTTTGTGCAGGGGCTGGAGCACTGCCAGCCGACGATGGATGACCTCAAAGCGTTTTGCGCGGCCGTTGGCACGACCTCATCCGCACCGCTGGTGCATATTGCCGGCGTCACGCCGGAGGCGGACAGCTGTGAGGTCGCGAACCTCACTGTGGTGACTGTTTCGCGACGCGACATGCAGCGCGCGTGGCGACAGTTCAACGATATTGAGACGGACATCGATTTGGTGGCCATGGGTAGCCCTCATTTTTCGGCCGACGAGTGTGCGGCGTTTTTGGCGGCCCTTGACGGTCGTCGAGTGCACGAGCGCGTTGATGTCATGATTACCGCCGGTCGCGCGATCATCAATGCGGTACAACAAAATGGTGTGGCTCAACAGCTGAAAGCCGCAGGCGTGCGCATTGTGCCGGATGTGTGTTGGTGCTCCATTACAGAACCTCTGTTTCCGCCTGAGGCCCGTACCGTGCTGACCAATTCAGCTAAGTATGCACACTACGGGCCGGGGCTAAGCGGCAGGGATGTGAGGTTGGCAAGCTTGGCGTCGTGTGCAGAAGCGGCGGTGAGTGGGGTTGCGCCTGAGGCACCCGCGTGGCTAGCAAGCGCCTGA
- a CDS encoding TonB-dependent receptor translates to MFTFKHEHAAMADPLPHQVLRANRSRGVAFACVFAVSFAASAQRDDGTDSSRDGDPVLEEVVVYGEKDTRSLQDTLSSVGVVSAKDIEDTGVLDFKEAFRLVANVRDGSGLENGFVIRGINSEGIGLSNGGTPLASLYIDGAVQTPSGSRRGARGLWDIEQIEVLRGPQSTLSGRNSLAGAIQIVSKDPTYDHEGALRVSTDDQNFREWAIVQSGPILQDQFAARLSHQSVENDTLIDFQNLDLDQQPNKGEYQQTRLKLLLEPRLLPKFAARYTGALSTDEPGAPTVTSAGGFDFEDRVNRGNFEFRETEVQNHTLQLTYEINDKLKLTSQSTISDDETDRAFFVFVPSSGRVEQRTDGQIEFSNIAHELRLNYEQPGGRTRGVLGAFIFEQDLLNSTTAQFISGQSTLFGADIVEKNRAIFGQFDWAINDKWTVTVGGRYDEGEFTGSLFSGDPQNPIERENPDSDYSVFLPKFGVQYYITEDVSVGATYQEGFRAGGAGITQNTVFFYDPESTRSYELALRSMWLDSRLRLNANAFFTDWVDQQITVQVSEFPGDEITENLGGSEMAGAEFELQFAFTPELTLAVSAGLLRTRITRARSSNQAIGESAGDSFSEAPERTASFNLNYRHPNGFFFSVDSESTEEYFSRIPNNPLNRIDRYFVLNARAGYEWASGKVTLQVDNAFDRTYLLGVDEFGTGVLGLPRTVGLTATLYW, encoded by the coding sequence ATGTTTACCTTTAAACATGAACACGCAGCAATGGCCGACCCTCTCCCGCACCAAGTACTCAGAGCGAATCGCTCGAGAGGCGTTGCGTTTGCGTGTGTCTTCGCCGTTTCGTTCGCGGCATCAGCCCAGCGCGATGATGGCACGGATTCATCGCGAGATGGCGACCCGGTGTTAGAGGAAGTAGTGGTCTATGGCGAAAAGGACACGCGTTCGCTTCAAGATACGCTGTCGAGTGTCGGTGTCGTGTCGGCCAAGGATATTGAAGACACCGGCGTGCTCGATTTTAAAGAAGCGTTTCGGTTGGTTGCCAACGTGCGGGACGGCAGCGGATTGGAAAACGGGTTTGTAATCCGTGGTATCAATTCCGAGGGAATCGGCTTGTCGAATGGCGGCACGCCATTGGCGTCTCTGTATATCGATGGTGCCGTACAAACGCCTTCGGGCTCACGCCGAGGCGCGCGCGGCTTGTGGGATATTGAGCAAATTGAGGTGCTCCGAGGCCCTCAGTCCACGTTGTCCGGTCGTAATTCGCTCGCCGGGGCGATTCAGATTGTGTCAAAAGACCCAACCTATGATCATGAAGGAGCGTTACGCGTAAGTACCGATGATCAGAATTTTCGCGAGTGGGCGATCGTTCAGTCTGGGCCCATTCTTCAGGATCAATTTGCGGCGCGGCTGTCTCATCAGTCGGTGGAAAACGACACACTCATTGACTTTCAAAATCTGGACCTCGACCAGCAACCAAATAAAGGGGAGTACCAACAAACTCGCCTGAAACTGTTGTTGGAGCCGCGGCTTCTCCCGAAGTTTGCGGCACGCTATACCGGGGCGTTGTCGACCGACGAACCCGGCGCGCCCACGGTGACCAGCGCTGGCGGGTTTGACTTTGAAGATCGAGTTAATCGCGGTAATTTCGAGTTTCGTGAGACCGAAGTGCAAAATCATACGTTGCAATTGACGTATGAGATCAACGACAAATTGAAACTAACGTCCCAGTCCACTATTTCAGACGACGAGACGGATCGCGCCTTTTTTGTATTTGTCCCGTCCAGTGGCCGTGTTGAACAGCGCACAGATGGGCAAATTGAGTTTTCCAATATCGCTCATGAGCTGCGGCTTAATTATGAGCAGCCTGGCGGCCGAACTCGCGGCGTTCTTGGTGCCTTTATTTTCGAACAAGATCTTCTAAACAGCACGACCGCCCAGTTTATCTCCGGGCAGTCCACCTTGTTTGGCGCGGATATCGTTGAGAAGAATCGCGCCATTTTCGGGCAGTTTGATTGGGCGATCAATGACAAGTGGACGGTCACTGTTGGCGGTCGATACGATGAAGGGGAATTTACAGGCTCATTGTTTAGCGGTGATCCACAAAACCCGATTGAGCGTGAAAACCCCGACAGTGACTACTCGGTGTTTTTGCCAAAATTTGGCGTCCAGTACTACATTACCGAAGACGTTTCCGTTGGGGCAACGTACCAAGAGGGTTTTCGTGCAGGTGGTGCCGGCATTACGCAGAATACGGTGTTTTTTTATGATCCTGAGTCGACCCGTTCGTATGAGCTCGCCTTGCGTTCAATGTGGCTTGATAGCCGCCTGAGATTGAATGCCAATGCGTTTTTCACCGACTGGGTTGATCAGCAGATTACGGTGCAGGTCAGCGAGTTCCCGGGCGATGAGATCACCGAGAACTTGGGCGGTAGTGAGATGGCGGGCGCTGAATTTGAACTGCAGTTTGCGTTTACCCCGGAGCTCACTTTGGCCGTGTCGGCCGGCTTGTTGCGAACCCGCATAACGCGCGCAAGATCGAGCAATCAGGCGATCGGCGAGTCAGCAGGTGACTCATTTTCCGAAGCCCCAGAGCGCACGGCGTCGTTCAATCTGAATTATCGTCACCCAAACGGATTTTTCTTTTCAGTTGATAGCGAATCGACCGAAGAATATTTCAGCCGCATTCCCAATAATCCACTCAACCGAATTGATCGGTACTTTGTTCTCAATGCGCGTGCCGGTTACGAATGGGCGTCGGGTAAGGTCACGCTTCAGGTCGACAATGCATTTGATCGTACGTACCTTTTGGGTGTGGATGAGTTTGGGACGGGCGTGCTGGGACTCCCGCGGACAGTGGGCCTAACGGCCACCTTGTACTGGTGA